The Halomonas sp. THAF5a genome segment GCCACCGCCAGTCCCAGCAGGATGACCAGCCGGCCGGTCATGCGACGGGCACGGTCCTGTGCCGCGAAGAAGTCCATGGGCAGGGCCTCAGAAGGTCACGCGCGGTGCCGCCTGGATCTCGGCGCTGTCCTCGAACGCCAGCAGGGCCGCCTCGCGCTTGTGGCCGATGGAGCCGGCCAGCAGCACCGGAGGAAAGCTCTGCCGGTAGGTGTTGTACTGCATCGCCGCGTCGTTGTAGGCCTGGCGAGCGAAGGCCACCCGATTCTCGGTCGTGGCCAGCGTCTCGCTGAGCTCGCGCATGTTGTCCGAGGCCTTGAGGTCCGGATAGGCCTCCATGACCACGTTGAGCCGCCCGAGGGCGGCGCCCAGCGCGCCCTCGGCCCCCGCCAGTTCCGCCATCGGGCCGGGCTCGCCGGGCCGGGCCGCGGCGTGCCGGAGCCCCACCTCGGCGGCATTGCGCGCCTCGGTCACCGCCTGGAGGGTCTCCCGCTCGTGGCGCAGGTAGGCCTTCGCGGTCTCGACCAGGTTGGGAATCAGGTCGTGGCGGCGCTTGAGCTGCACCTCGATCTGGGCGAAGGCGTTCTGGTAGCGGTTCTTCAGTGCCACCAGGCGATTGTAGATGGCCACCCCGTAGACCAGCAGGAGGCCCAGCAGTGCCACGGGGATGATCAGCGAGAGGCTCATGATGTCGTCTTCCCTTGTCGACCCGAATCGGTCCGCCGCGGAGGCGGTGACCACGTATCTCATGCTCAAGAGTTCATAGTAGCCTCATGCAGGCCGCGAGAGCAGCGGGCAGTCGGGCGGCATCGCCAGCGACAGCGCCGCGGGCTCGATCGACACCGTGAAACCCCGGCGCCGGTCGGGCTCGCCGTCCAGGGTGAGGGGCACCGGCTCGTCGGCCGTGAAGGTCAGCCGATCGACCCGCAGGGTATCGACGTGGGTGCCCCGGGCGGGACGCGTCTCGAGCTCGTGACGCATGGCCCGCAGCTGGGTCAGCGAGCCGATGTCGTGCAGGATCAGCACGTCGAGGCGGCCGTCGTCCAGGGTCGCCTGGGGGGTCAGCGGATGCCCCCCGCCCGACTGGCGGCCGTTGCCGATGGCCAGCAGGCAGAGCTCGACCCGACGCTCCCCCTCCGGCCAGCGAAGCCGCCCGGCATAGTGGGTGATGTGCCAGGCCTTGACGGCCCCGATCAACGAGTAGGCCCCGCCGCCGAGCAGCCGCTTCAGCCCCTTGGGCGTGGACGAGGTGATCTCGGCACCGAAACCGGCGGTGGCCATGTTGAGGAAGTGCCAGTCGTCGAGGCGAGGCACGTCGACGGGGCGCGCCGGCAGCTCGAGGGCCGCCGCGAGGGCCGGCTCGGCGGCCAGCGGCAGCCCGAGCGAGGTGGCGAAATCGTTGGCGCTGCCCAGGGGCAGGAGGCCGAGCGCCGGGCGGCGCTCCCGGGCCACGCGCATCAGGCCGTTGACCACCTCGTTGACCGTGCCGTCGCCGCCGCCGGCGATCACGCGCTCGACACCGTCGCGGGCGGCCTCTTGTGCCAGGCGCGCCGCGTCGCCGGCCTCCCAGGTGACGCGCACCTCGAGGGTATCGCCCGCCGCCCGCCGGGCGAAGATCGCCTCGCGCACCGCCGGCAGCTGTGCCGACTTGCCGTTGAGGATCAGTCTGGCCATCCGTGCTCCTCTCGTCCGTTTCGCCGCCGGCAGGCCCCGCCCCTAGCGGCCGCGCCACCGCCGGCGGGCATACACCAAATCATGAATGCCATTCACCTAACGACTTCCCTACACTATCGGTCTTGCCGAAGTTTGCCGAACAGGGAGTGTGCATGATCGAACCGGCCTTTCTTCTCGCGGCCTTCCTCGGCGGCATGTCCGCGATGCTGCTGCGGCTGCCGCCCATGGTGGGCTTTCTCGCCGGCGGCTTCGCGCTCAACGCGCTGGGCTTCGACAAGACCCCGCTGCTCGAGACCCTCGCCGACATCGGGGTCGTGCTGCTGCTGTTCAGTATCGGCCTGAAGCTCGACGTGCGCACCCTGCTGCGCCGGGACGTCTGGGGCGGTGCCTCGCTGCACATGCTGGCCTCGACCCTGGTGATGGTCCTGCTGCTCGCGCTGTTCAAGGGGCTCGGGCTCACGCTGCTGGCGGACATCGGCTGGTCCACCCTGGCCCTGCTCGGCTTCGCGCTCTCCTTCTCGAGCACCGTCTTCGTGGTCAAGGTACTCGAGAAACGCAGCGAGACCCAGACCGCCTATGGCCGCCTGGCCATCGGGGTGCTGATCATGCAGGACATCTTCGCGGTGCTCTTCATCACCGCCTCCACCGGCGAGCTGCCGAGCCCCTGGGCCCTGGGGCTGGTACTGCTGATTCCGCTGGCCCCCGCCCTGCGCGCCCTGCTCGACCGCCTGGGCCACGGCGAGATGCAGATGCTGTTCGGCCTGCTGCTGGCCCTGGTGCTGGGCTACGCCCTGTTCGACGTCGTCGGCATGAAGGGCGATCTCGGGGCGCTGATCATCGGCCTGCTGCTGGCCCCCCACCCCGCCGCCCAGACCCTGGCGCGCTCGATGTTCAGCCTCAAGGAGCTCTTGCTGGTGGGCTTCTTCCTGAGCATCGGCCTGACGGCCATGCCGAGCGCCGAGATGCTCGGCGCCGCCCTGCTGCTGGTGCTGCTCCTGCCGCTGAAGAGCGCCCTCTACCAGGTGGTCTTCATGCGCTTCAGGATGCGCCACCGCACCTCGGTGCTGGCCACCCTGAGCCTCACCAACTACTCCGAGTTCGGCCTGATCGTCGGCGCCATCGCGGTCTCCAGCGGCTGGCTCTCGGGGGACTGGCTGGTGGTGATCTCCCTGGCCGTGGCACTCAGCTTCGCCCTGTCGGCGGTGCTCAACGGCGTGAGCGAGCGGGTCTACCGCTGGCTGGAGCCGCGGCTGCCGCGCATCCGCGTCGGCGAGCTCTCGCCCAGCGACCGTCCCATCGAGGTCGGCGACGCCGAGGCGGTGGTGCTCGGCATGGGGCGCATCGGGCGCAGCGTCTACCGCCGCCTGCAGAAGGAGTACGGCCTGCGCGTGCTCGGCATCGACAGCAATCCCCAGAGCGTCAAGACGCTGAGCGGCCGCGGCTTCAATATCCTCGAGGGCGATGCCGTGGACTCCGACTTCTGGGACAAGCTGCTGATGTCCCGCGACGTGCAGATGGTGGTGCTGGCGATGCCGCACCACGCGGGCAACCTCTTCGCCCTCAAGCAGCTGCGCTCCCGCGCGTTCCCGGGGCGCATCACCGCGGTGGTCGAATACCCCGAGGAGATCGAGCCGATCCGCGAGCTCGGCGCCAATGCGGTCTTCCACGTCTACGACGAGGCCGGCCGGGCGCTGGCCGACAGCGCCGCCGAGGAGGCCGGCGTCATCTCCCGGGCCAGCCAGCTCGGGTGAGCCCGCTGCCGCGGGCCCGTTGAGGGAGGCGGGCCCGTTGAGGTGAACCGGTCGAAGCGAGCGGCGCCCGCGCTTGTCAGCACGGCCCGCTTGTCGCGATACTCTCCCCAGTGTTTGCCAGGGCCCGGCCACCCCCGCGGCCCTCGCGTCCTCGAGTCGCGCACGCCGCGGCCTCCCCCTACCGGAACGCCACCCCATGGACGACGTCTTCAGCTTCATCGGCAGCGCCATCGGCGAGTTCATCCGCTTTCTCGTCGCGGGCCTGACCGGCTTCTTCTCCCACCTCGACGAGGCGGCCGGCAGCTTCATGCAGGGCCTCTCCGACGGCCTCGGCATCCCGATCACCCTGATCAGCCTGCTGGTGCTGGCCTTCGGGCTGTGGCTGCTGTGGAAGGGCGTGGCCGCCCTGCTGCGCGGCGCCTTCATCGTCATGCTGGTCTGGT includes the following:
- a CDS encoding LemA family protein, producing MSLSLIIPVALLGLLLVYGVAIYNRLVALKNRYQNAFAQIEVQLKRRHDLIPNLVETAKAYLRHERETLQAVTEARNAAEVGLRHAAARPGEPGPMAELAGAEGALGAALGRLNVVMEAYPDLKASDNMRELSETLATTENRVAFARQAYNDAAMQYNTYRQSFPPVLLAGSIGHKREAALLAFEDSAEIQAAPRVTF
- the yegS gene encoding lipid kinase YegS, coding for MARLILNGKSAQLPAVREAIFARRAAGDTLEVRVTWEAGDAARLAQEAARDGVERVIAGGGDGTVNEVVNGLMRVARERRPALGLLPLGSANDFATSLGLPLAAEPALAAALELPARPVDVPRLDDWHFLNMATAGFGAEITSSTPKGLKRLLGGGAYSLIGAVKAWHITHYAGRLRWPEGERRVELCLLAIGNGRQSGGGHPLTPQATLDDGRLDVLILHDIGSLTQLRAMRHELETRPARGTHVDTLRVDRLTFTADEPVPLTLDGEPDRRRGFTVSIEPAALSLAMPPDCPLLSRPA
- a CDS encoding cation:proton antiporter family protein, with product MIEPAFLLAAFLGGMSAMLLRLPPMVGFLAGGFALNALGFDKTPLLETLADIGVVLLLFSIGLKLDVRTLLRRDVWGGASLHMLASTLVMVLLLALFKGLGLTLLADIGWSTLALLGFALSFSSTVFVVKVLEKRSETQTAYGRLAIGVLIMQDIFAVLFITASTGELPSPWALGLVLLIPLAPALRALLDRLGHGEMQMLFGLLLALVLGYALFDVVGMKGDLGALIIGLLLAPHPAAQTLARSMFSLKELLLVGFFLSIGLTAMPSAEMLGAALLLVLLLPLKSALYQVVFMRFRMRHRTSVLATLSLTNYSEFGLIVGAIAVSSGWLSGDWLVVISLAVALSFALSAVLNGVSERVYRWLEPRLPRIRVGELSPSDRPIEVGDAEAVVLGMGRIGRSVYRRLQKEYGLRVLGIDSNPQSVKTLSGRGFNILEGDAVDSDFWDKLLMSRDVQMVVLAMPHHAGNLFALKQLRSRAFPGRITAVVEYPEEIEPIRELGANAVFHVYDEAGRALADSAAEEAGVISRASQLG